From the Deinococcus sonorensis KR-87 genome, the window GCGCCGACCGGTGTGGCCCACCCGCATCCAGCGGCTGGAGCAGCAGCCGGACGGCAGCCAGCACGTCACGCTCACCCGCACGCCCACCACCCTGCGCCCCGGCATCATCACGCTGGAGTGGGACAGCCCGGCGGGCATTCAGCGCGGTCAGCTGGGTCCGGTGCTGTCACAGACGCGGGTCAGCGTGACCCGGGCGCTGCGGCACGCGGACGTGCCGCTGACGGTGGGCCTGACGGTGCGGGCCAGCACCATCGGCCTGGGCACGCCCGCCGACCGGGGCATGGCCCAGCTGGACGTGACGGTGCCGGGCGAGCACGGCCCGATGCCCGCGTGGCTGATTCCGGCCAGCGGTGACACCCTGGCCGCCGCGTCCGGCACCGACTGGGTGATCGTGACGCACGGCTACGGCGGACTGCGGCAGGACGCCCTGCGGATTCTGCCCACCTTCCAGCGGCTGGGCCTCACCAGCCTGACCATCACCTACCGCAACGCCGAGGGCGCGCCGCGCACCCCGGAGAAGGTGCACCGCCTGAGCGCCGAGGAGTGGCAGGACCTGGAATGTGCGGTGCAGTACGCCGAGCAGCACGGCGCGCGGCGCATCCTGCTGTTCGGCTTCAGCATGGGCGGCAGTATCTCGCTGGCGTTCCTGCGCTACAGCCGGCTGGCCCGGCGCGTGACCGGCGTGATGCTGGACTCGCCCGCGCTGGAGTGGCGCAGCCTGATCAAGCACCACGCGGTGCGTTACCGCCTGCCGGTGGTGCTGGCCCGGGTGGTGGAGTGGCTGACGGAATTCAAGGCCAAACAGGACTTCAACGCCGTGGATCACCTGAGCGTGATGGACCGTTTTGACACGCCCATCCTGCTGATGCACGGCTCCATCGACAAGACGGTGCCGGTGAGCCAGGTGGAAACCTTCGCCCAGGCCCGCCCGGACATCGTGGAGTATCACCGCTTCGAGGGCGCGCAGCACGTGCGCACCTGGAACATGGACCCCCCCCGCTACGAAGAGGCCGTGGAGCGCTTTGTGCGCCGCATGCTGGACGTTTCCGGCAGTGGACGCGAACCCCAGGCCGCCCCGAGCAACAAGGAGAATCAGAATGCGTGACGCTGTAATTGTTTCTGCGGTCCGGACCCCGGTGGGCCGGGGTGTGAAGGGCACGCTCGCCAACACCCGCCCCGACGATCTGGCCGCGCTGGTGCTGGACGAGGCCGTGAAGCGGGCGGGCGTGGACGCCGCGCTCGTTGAAGACGTGTACATGGGCTGCGCCATTCCCGAGGCCGAGCAGGGCCTGAACGTGGCTCGCATGGCCGCGCTGCGCGCCGGGCTGCCCGACACGGTGGGCGGCGTGACCATCAACCGCTTCTGCAGCAGCGGCCTGCAGACCATCGCCATGGCCGCCGCCGCCATCCAGACC encodes:
- a CDS encoding alpha/beta hydrolase, which encodes MTKPAARNRRPSALQLALTGTGLGLAALLAVGWYFADGLVHVRPVRRPVWPTRIQRLEQQPDGSQHVTLTRTPTTLRPGIITLEWDSPAGIQRGQLGPVLSQTRVSVTRALRHADVPLTVGLTVRASTIGLGTPADRGMAQLDVTVPGEHGPMPAWLIPASGDTLAAASGTDWVIVTHGYGGLRQDALRILPTFQRLGLTSLTITYRNAEGAPRTPEKVHRLSAEEWQDLECAVQYAEQHGARRILLFGFSMGGSISLAFLRYSRLARRVTGVMLDSPALEWRSLIKHHAVRYRLPVVLARVVEWLTEFKAKQDFNAVDHLSVMDRFDTPILLMHGSIDKTVPVSQVETFAQARPDIVEYHRFEGAQHVRTWNMDPPRYEEAVERFVRRMLDVSGSGREPQAAPSNKENQNA